A portion of the Mycobacterium paraseoulense genome contains these proteins:
- a CDS encoding glycohydrolase toxin TNT-related protein (This protein contains a domain related to Tuberculosis Necrotizing Toxin, which is the C-terminal effector domain of outer membrane channel protein CpnT, and which has a lethal NAD+-glycohydrolase activity.) — protein MAPLACDPVALDRAGATVLATGESLGSVISSLTAALAGSAGMAGDDPVGAALGRKYDGAAAKLLEAMAGTRSGLCSIGDGVRVSAHNYALAEAMSDVTGQAAGLPTPQVTAPLTVGAKPPSAVGAGSSAPAGWSWVAPYIGMIWPTGDSAKLRAAAAAWTTAGVNFMTTEIAAGGGTMAAIGAQQIPEAAAINKALADASDATINVARQCQEIAAQLTGYAAKIDRVHAAILDLLSRICDPMTGIKEVWEWLTDEDEDEIKRIADDIRTVIGNFAQEAETLGNQINAAMTAAVATAEAMGRWTGKEWDHFLHGTSVGRVLNHVGQSLKGVGVEGYGFLEDLQKFSLNRLQTDPVGFAKDGADMVAGELPLVGLGPDGGPGVVESWKALGKQVTHWDEWAEHPDEAFGKTLFDLGTLALPGGPLSKLGKLGRGLGDVVRGARTPRLPDGVKPPPVKPPAESPPAAPKPPESGQPAPPGKPEPGKPAPPAAGKPAPGPADGPLPHSPTESKPPVGEGPRSGEPKPAGVPSEPGGRPPVPAPAEQTPLPHSKPAEPAPAHAPPPPGGEPAAPAPGAGLPSPPEPHLPAPPSVPMGGAPAEVPPGLGEVPHGGEPGGHPPEIHGGAPHDGGPLPGDGGSTHPPGEGGPHDADSRGQHDGIPSDDPADSHVPHTTPSDLPPWRQAQLTLAESPERLVQDLIEHGCPRDLAESALRSPYSGMSTQDILDNFWNHAEGTWKWPPENGFADGKWETARSIPKNMWLDRIGEVSNQRGDFMGAVGDSYPERGLAPGSSGDYNRFQGTGKELPADWEVRYGNVAEAFGQPGGGIQWVVYDTKNKITVLIDTLLEDGYLRRP, from the coding sequence ATGGCGCCGCTGGCGTGTGACCCGGTAGCCCTGGACCGCGCCGGTGCCACGGTGCTCGCCACCGGTGAGTCCCTGGGATCCGTGATCTCGTCCCTGACCGCGGCGTTGGCCGGCAGCGCCGGCATGGCCGGTGACGATCCGGTGGGCGCAGCGCTGGGCCGCAAATATGACGGTGCAGCGGCCAAGCTGCTCGAGGCGATGGCCGGCACCCGCAGTGGGCTGTGCAGCATCGGCGACGGGGTGCGGGTGTCGGCACACAACTACGCCCTGGCCGAGGCGATGTCGGATGTCACGGGCCAGGCCGCGGGCCTGCCGACTCCGCAGGTGACCGCGCCGCTGACCGTCGGGGCGAAGCCGCCGTCGGCGGTGGGCGCCGGCAGCAGCGCCCCGGCGGGTTGGAGCTGGGTGGCCCCGTACATCGGAATGATCTGGCCCACCGGCGATTCGGCGAAACTGCGCGCCGCCGCGGCGGCGTGGACGACCGCGGGCGTCAACTTCATGACCACCGAGATCGCGGCGGGCGGCGGCACCATGGCCGCCATTGGCGCCCAGCAGATACCGGAGGCCGCCGCAATCAACAAGGCGTTGGCGGATGCCTCCGACGCCACGATCAACGTCGCACGCCAGTGCCAGGAGATTGCCGCACAGCTCACCGGCTACGCCGCCAAGATCGACCGCGTACATGCGGCGATCCTGGATCTGTTGTCGCGCATCTGTGACCCCATGACCGGGATCAAAGAGGTCTGGGAGTGGCTCACCGACGAAGACGAAGACGAGATCAAGAGGATCGCCGACGACATCCGCACGGTGATCGGCAACTTCGCCCAGGAAGCCGAGACGCTGGGCAATCAGATCAACGCCGCCATGACGGCGGCCGTCGCGACGGCCGAAGCCATGGGCCGGTGGACGGGAAAGGAATGGGACCACTTCCTGCACGGCACCTCGGTGGGCAGAGTCCTCAACCACGTGGGCCAGAGCCTGAAGGGTGTCGGAGTGGAGGGCTACGGGTTCCTCGAGGATTTGCAGAAATTCAGCCTGAACCGGCTCCAAACCGATCCGGTGGGCTTCGCCAAAGACGGCGCCGACATGGTTGCCGGGGAATTGCCCCTGGTGGGTTTGGGCCCCGACGGTGGGCCCGGCGTCGTCGAGTCCTGGAAAGCGCTGGGTAAGCAGGTCACCCACTGGGACGAGTGGGCCGAGCACCCCGACGAAGCGTTCGGGAAGACGCTCTTCGACCTCGGAACTTTGGCGCTGCCCGGCGGGCCGCTGTCAAAGCTCGGCAAGCTCGGGCGCGGCCTCGGCGATGTGGTGAGAGGAGCGCGGACGCCGCGCCTGCCGGACGGCGTGAAACCGCCCCCGGTCAAACCCCCGGCCGAATCACCCCCGGCCGCGCCAAAGCCGCCGGAATCGGGACAACCCGCACCCCCGGGCAAGCCGGAACCAGGCAAGCCCGCGCCTCCCGCCGCCGGCAAGCCCGCACCCGGGCCCGCTGACGGCCCCCTCCCACACAGCCCGACGGAATCGAAGCCACCGGTCGGCGAGGGACCTCGCAGCGGCGAACCGAAACCAGCCGGGGTGCCCTCAGAACCCGGGGGCAGGCCACCGGTGCCCGCGCCGGCCGAACAGACGCCGCTGCCCCACTCGAAACCGGCTGAGCCGGCGCCGGCCCACGCGCCGCCTCCTCCCGGCGGCGAACCGGCCGCGCCGGCTCCCGGCGCGGGCCTCCCATCGCCACCGGAGCCGCACCTGCCGGCCCCGCCGTCCGTGCCCATGGGCGGGGCGCCCGCCGAAGTACCTCCCGGCCTGGGTGAGGTACCCCACGGCGGGGAACCGGGTGGGCACCCGCCGGAGATTCACGGCGGCGCCCCCCACGATGGCGGCCCGCTGCCCGGGGATGGCGGATCGACACATCCGCCTGGCGAGGGCGGACCGCATGATGCCGACAGCCGCGGACAACACGACGGCATACCTTCGGACGATCCGGCCGATAGCCATGTACCGCACACGACGCCGTCGGATTTGCCGCCTTGGCGACAAGCCCAGCTAACGCTTGCCGAATCGCCGGAAAGGCTCGTGCAGGATCTAATAGAACACGGCTGCCCGCGGGATCTTGCTGAATCAGCGTTGCGGAGCCCCTACTCGGGAATGTCCACCCAGGACATTTTGGATAACTTCTGGAACCATGCTGAAGGGACTTGGAAGTGGCCGCCGGAGAATGGCTTCGCCGATGGAAAATGGGAAACCGCCCGAAGCATTCCAAAGAATATGTGGTTGGATAGAATCGGAGAGGTCAGCAACCAAAGAGGCGATTTTATGGGAGCGGTCGGCGACAGTTACCCCGAGCGTGGCCTGGCCCCAGGCTCATCTGGGGATTATAATCGATTCCAGGGCACAGGCAAGGAATTGCCTGCAGACTGGGAGGTCAGGTACGGAAATGTCGCGGAGGCATTCGGTCAGCCCGGCGGAGGAATCCAGTGGGTAGTCTATGACACTAAGAATAAAATAACTGTGCTGATTGATACCTTGCTTGAAGACGGTTATCTGCGCCGACCGTAG
- a CDS encoding WXG100 family type VII secretion target, with protein MAEAFRVDPQGLADVVQRMAAFQRYAEDMITEIDSRVARLHTTWTGQAATAHAEAHRHWVRGEAMMREALAQLEKAATTAHGNYTGAMSTNLGMWS; from the coding sequence GTGGCTGAGGCGTTTCGGGTCGACCCCCAGGGGTTGGCCGATGTGGTGCAGCGGATGGCGGCGTTTCAACGCTACGCCGAAGACATGATCACCGAAATCGATTCTCGTGTAGCGCGTTTGCACACCACCTGGACGGGCCAGGCCGCGACCGCCCATGCTGAGGCGCATCGGCACTGGGTGCGCGGCGAGGCGATGATGCGCGAGGCGTTGGCGCAACTCGAAAAGGCAGCCACGACAGCGCACGGCAACTACACCGGGGCGATGTCGACGAATCTCGGTATGTGGTCGTGA
- a CDS encoding WXG100 family type VII secretion target, translated as MADETLRVDPVVMQSHAASIGGAAQHLSAELGALDDQVGQLLGGWQGAAGTAYASAWELWHRGAREVQQGLSLLAHLVGQAGEGYQSNEAGSAQAERAVRGG; from the coding sequence ATGGCCGACGAGACGCTGCGCGTCGATCCGGTGGTGATGCAAAGCCACGCCGCCTCCATCGGTGGCGCGGCCCAGCACCTTTCGGCCGAGCTGGGCGCGCTTGACGATCAAGTGGGCCAGCTGTTGGGCGGCTGGCAGGGCGCGGCGGGGACGGCGTATGCCTCGGCGTGGGAGCTGTGGCATCGGGGCGCTCGCGAGGTGCAACAGGGCTTGTCGCTGTTGGCGCATCTGGTGGGCCAGGCGGGCGAGGGCTATCAGAGCAACGAGGCAGGGTCCGCCCAGGCGGAACGGGCGGTGCGTGGTGGCTGA
- a CDS encoding glutaredoxin family protein, with translation MTEATGRPRVELLTRDGCTICERVHDRLTELAPELGFDLSTTDVDTAAAAGNPALRAEFGDRLPVILLDGREHSYWDLDEARLRADLAR, from the coding sequence ATGACTGAAGCGACCGGCCGACCACGGGTCGAGCTGCTGACCCGCGACGGCTGCACCATCTGCGAGCGGGTCCATGACCGGCTGACGGAACTGGCGCCCGAGCTGGGCTTCGACCTGTCGACGACCGACGTCGACACCGCTGCGGCGGCCGGCAACCCGGCGCTGCGGGCCGAGTTCGGCGACCGGCTGCCGGTGATCCTGCTCGACGGCCGCGAGCACAGCTACTGGGACCTCGACGAGGCCCGGCTGCGTGCGGATCTCGCTCGATGA
- a CDS encoding glutamyl-tRNA reductase, translating into MSVLLFGVSHRSAPVSVLEQLTIDESDQGKIVDRVLQSPLVTEAMVLSTCNRVEVYAVVDAFHGGLAAIGQVLSDHSGMSMGDLTKYAYVRYSEAAVEHLFAVASGLDSAVIGEQQVLGQVRRAYATAETNRTVGRVLHELAQRALSVGKRVHSETAIDAAGASVVSVALSMAERRLGGLDDKAAVLVGAGAMGALAAAHLTRAGIGHVHVLNRSSSRAQRLVRKIREAGVRADAMPLDRLADAVADADVMVSCTGAVSPVVTLADVHHALAAARRDETARPLVICDLGMPRDVDPAVAGLPGVWVVDVDRVQHEPSAHAAASDVHAARHIVAAEVAAYLAGQRMAEVTPTVTALRQRAADVVEAELLRLDNRLPGLESAQREEVARTVRRVVDKLLHAPTVRIKQLASAPGGDSYAEALRELFELDQTAVDAVAAGELPVISTGFDAGTSETSVE; encoded by the coding sequence GTGAGCGTCTTGCTTTTCGGGGTTTCGCACCGCAGTGCGCCGGTCTCCGTCCTGGAACAACTCACCATCGACGAGTCCGATCAGGGCAAGATCGTCGACCGGGTGTTGCAGTCGCCGCTGGTAACCGAGGCGATGGTGCTGTCGACATGCAACCGGGTCGAGGTCTACGCGGTGGTGGACGCGTTCCACGGCGGGCTGGCCGCAATCGGGCAGGTGTTGTCGGATCACTCCGGAATGTCGATGGGGGACCTGACCAAATACGCGTACGTCCGTTACAGCGAGGCCGCCGTCGAGCATTTGTTCGCGGTGGCCAGCGGCCTGGACTCCGCGGTGATCGGTGAGCAGCAGGTCCTGGGCCAGGTGCGTCGCGCGTACGCCACCGCCGAAACCAATCGCACCGTCGGCCGGGTGCTGCACGAGCTGGCCCAGCGGGCGCTGTCGGTGGGGAAGCGGGTGCATTCGGAGACCGCCATCGACGCGGCCGGCGCCTCGGTGGTGTCGGTCGCTTTGAGCATGGCCGAACGCCGGCTGGGCGGCCTGGACGACAAGGCCGCCGTGCTGGTCGGCGCCGGCGCGATGGGCGCCCTGGCGGCGGCCCACCTGACCCGGGCCGGCATCGGGCATGTGCACGTTTTGAACCGGTCGTCGTCGAGGGCGCAGCGGTTGGTCCGCAAGATCCGTGAGGCCGGTGTGCGGGCCGACGCCATGCCACTCGACCGCTTGGCCGACGCGGTGGCCGACGCCGACGTCATGGTCAGCTGTACGGGCGCGGTGAGCCCGGTGGTCACGCTGGCCGACGTGCACCACGCGCTGGCCGCCGCGCGCCGCGACGAGACGGCCCGTCCGCTGGTGATCTGCGACCTGGGCATGCCGCGTGACGTGGACCCGGCCGTCGCCGGTCTGCCCGGTGTGTGGGTCGTCGACGTGGACCGCGTGCAGCACGAGCCGTCGGCGCACGCCGCGGCGTCCGACGTCCACGCCGCGCGCCACATCGTGGCGGCCGAGGTCGCCGCCTACCTGGCGGGGCAGCGGATGGCGGAGGTCACCCCGACCGTGACCGCGCTGCGTCAGCGCGCGGCCGACGTGGTGGAGGCGGAGCTGCTGCGCCTGGACAACCGGCTGCCCGGCCTGGAGAGCGCCCAGCGCGAGGAGGTGGCGCGCACCGTGCGCCGGGTGGTGGACAAGCTGCTGCACGCCCCCACCGTGCGGATCAAGCAACTGGCCAGCGCCCCCGGCGGGGACAGCTACGCCGAGGCGTTGCGCGAACTCTTCGAACTCGACCAGACCGCCGTCGACGCCGTCGCCGCAGGCGAATTGCCCGTCATATCAACGGGATTCGACGCGGGAACTTCGGAAACGTCGGTCGAGTAG
- the hemC gene encoding hydroxymethylbilane synthase: protein MIRIGTRGSLLATTQAGVVRDALIANGHPAELVIVTTAGDRSSAPIETLGVGAFTTALREAMSDGRVDAAVHSHKDLPTAEDPRFTVAAIPPRNDPRDVVVARDGLVLAELPPGSLVGTSSPRRAAQLRALGLGLEIRPLRGNLDTRLNRVSNGDLDAIVVARAGLARLGRLDDVTETLEPVQMLPAPAQGALAVECRAGDGLAAVLAELDDADTRASVTAERALLAELEAGCSAPVGAIAEVVESIDEDGRVFEELSLRGCVAALDGSDVIRASGIGAADRARELGVSVAAELFELGARELMAEARQDPARGN, encoded by the coding sequence GTGATCCGGATAGGCACCCGGGGCAGCCTCTTGGCCACCACCCAGGCCGGCGTCGTCAGGGACGCCTTGATCGCCAACGGTCATCCGGCGGAGTTGGTGATCGTCACCACCGCCGGCGACCGCTCGTCGGCGCCCATCGAGACCCTGGGGGTCGGCGCCTTCACCACCGCGCTGCGCGAAGCCATGAGCGACGGCCGCGTGGACGCCGCGGTGCACTCCCACAAGGATTTGCCCACGGCGGAAGACCCGCGGTTCACGGTGGCGGCGATACCGCCCCGCAACGACCCCCGCGACGTGGTGGTGGCGCGCGACGGGCTGGTGCTCGCGGAGTTGCCACCCGGTTCGCTGGTGGGGACGTCGTCCCCGCGGCGGGCGGCGCAGCTTAGAGCATTGGGTCTCGGTTTGGAAATCCGCCCCCTACGAGGCAACCTAGATACCAGGTTGAACAGGGTAAGCAATGGTGATCTCGACGCGATCGTGGTGGCGCGGGCCGGACTGGCCCGGCTCGGTCGCCTCGACGATGTCACCGAGACGCTAGAGCCGGTGCAGATGTTGCCAGCACCGGCTCAGGGCGCGCTCGCCGTCGAATGCCGCGCCGGTGATGGGTTGGCGGCAGTGCTGGCGGAGTTGGACGACGCCGACACGCGTGCGTCGGTCACCGCGGAGCGAGCCCTGTTGGCCGAACTGGAGGCGGGCTGTTCCGCACCGGTGGGCGCGATCGCGGAGGTGGTCGAGTCCATCGATGAGGACGGCCGCGTCTTCGAAGAGCTGTCGCTGCGCGGGTGCGTGGCGGCGCTGGATGGGTCCGACGTGATCCGCGCGTCCGGCATCGGCGCCGCCGATCGGGCGCGAGAGCTGGGGGTTTCGGTCGCCGCGGAGTTGTTCGAACTCGGCGCCCGTGAACTCATGGCCGAGGCGCGGCAGGACCCGGCACGGGGAAATTAA
- a CDS encoding bifunctional uroporphyrinogen-III C-methyltransferase/uroporphyrinogen-III synthase, whose translation MTTRGRKPRPGRITYVGSGPGDPGLLTTRAATVLANAALVFTDPDVPEPVLALIGKDLPPVSGPAAPADAATGNGGAAGGAEQPAVISAGPDIRPALGEPAEVAKTLTAEARAGADVVRLVAGDPLTVDAVITEVNAVARSHLHIEIVPGLAPTGAVPTYAGLPLGSSHTVADVRDPQVDWDALAAAPGPLILQATTSHLADAARALIDHGLAETTPCVVTAHGTTCQQRSIETTLGGLTDSAVLGGTDPAGPLTGPLVVTIGKTVASRAKLNWWESRALYGWTVLVPRTKDQAGEMSDRLTAYGALPIEVPTIAVEPPRSPAQMERAVKGLVDGRFQWVVFTSTNAVRAVWEKFGEFGLDARAFSGVKIACVGESTADRVRAFGISPELVPAGEQSSLGLLDDFPPYDSIFDPVNRVLLPRADIATETLAEGLRERGWEIEDVTAYRTVRAAPPPAETREMIKTGGFDAVCFTSSSTVRNLVGIAGKPHARTIIACIGPKTAETAAEFGLRVDVQPETAAVGPLVDALAEHAARLRAEGALPPPRKKSRRR comes from the coding sequence ATGACGACGCGAGGGCGTAAGCCGAGACCCGGACGCATCACGTACGTGGGTTCCGGTCCCGGTGATCCGGGACTGTTGACCACCCGGGCCGCCACGGTATTGGCGAACGCCGCCCTGGTGTTCACCGACCCCGACGTGCCGGAGCCGGTGCTGGCGCTGATCGGCAAGGACCTGCCGCCGGTTTCCGGCCCGGCGGCGCCCGCCGACGCGGCGACCGGGAACGGCGGGGCCGCCGGCGGTGCGGAGCAACCCGCGGTGATATCGGCCGGTCCGGACATCCGCCCGGCGCTGGGCGAGCCCGCCGAGGTGGCCAAGACGCTGACCGCCGAGGCCCGTGCCGGCGCCGACGTGGTGCGGCTGGTGGCCGGCGACCCGCTGACGGTGGACGCGGTCATCACCGAGGTGAACGCCGTCGCGCGAAGCCACCTGCACATCGAGATCGTGCCCGGCCTGGCTCCCACGGGCGCCGTGCCCACCTATGCGGGGCTGCCGCTGGGTTCGTCGCACACCGTCGCCGACGTCCGCGACCCGCAGGTGGATTGGGACGCGCTGGCCGCGGCGCCCGGCCCGCTGATCCTGCAGGCCACCACGTCGCACCTGGCCGACGCGGCGCGCGCCCTCATCGATCACGGGCTGGCCGAGACCACCCCGTGCGTGGTGACCGCGCACGGCACCACCTGCCAGCAGCGGTCGATCGAAACCACGCTGGGCGGCTTGACCGACTCGGCCGTGCTGGGCGGGACGGACCCGGCGGGCCCGTTGACCGGGCCGCTGGTGGTGACCATCGGCAAGACGGTGGCCAGCCGGGCGAAGCTGAATTGGTGGGAGAGCCGTGCGCTGTACGGCTGGACCGTGTTGGTGCCCCGCACCAAGGACCAGGCCGGCGAGATGAGCGACCGGCTGACGGCCTACGGTGCGCTGCCGATCGAGGTTCCGACCATCGCCGTCGAGCCCCCGCGCAGCCCCGCACAGATGGAGCGGGCCGTCAAGGGCTTGGTCGACGGCCGCTTCCAGTGGGTGGTGTTCACCTCCACCAACGCGGTGCGCGCGGTGTGGGAGAAGTTCGGCGAGTTCGGCCTGGACGCCCGCGCGTTCTCGGGCGTGAAGATCGCCTGTGTCGGCGAGTCGACGGCCGACCGGGTCCGGGCGTTCGGGATCAGCCCCGAGCTGGTGCCGGCCGGCGAGCAGTCGTCGCTGGGCCTGCTGGACGACTTCCCGCCCTATGACAGCATTTTCGACCCGGTGAACCGTGTCCTGCTGCCGCGGGCCGACATCGCCACCGAGACGCTGGCCGAGGGGCTGCGCGAACGGGGCTGGGAGATCGAGGACGTCACCGCCTACCGCACGGTGCGCGCCGCCCCGCCGCCGGCGGAGACGCGGGAGATGATCAAGACCGGCGGCTTCGACGCCGTGTGCTTCACGTCCAGCTCCACGGTGCGCAACCTGGTCGGCATCGCCGGCAAGCCGCACGCGCGGACGATCATCGCCTGCATCGGCCCCAAGACCGCCGAGACCGCCGCCGAGTTCGGCCTGCGGGTGGACGTGCAGCCCGAGACCGCCGCCGTCGGTCCGCTGGTGGACGCCCTGGCCGAGCACGCCGCGCGGTTGCGCGCCGAGGGCGCGCTGCCACCGCCGCGTAAGAAGAGCCGCAGGCGCTAG
- the hemB gene encoding porphobilinogen synthase, translating into MAYPRQRPRRLRSTPALRRLVAQTSLEPRHLVLPMFVADGIDEPRPIASMPGVVQHTRDSLRSAAADAVAAGVGGLMLFGVPRDEDKDATGSAGADPDGILNLALRDLVKDLGDATVLMADTCLDEFTDHGHCGVLDARGRVDNDATVVRYVKLAVAQADSGAHVVGPSGMMDGQVAAIRDGLDAAGHTDVAILAYAAKFASAFYGPFREAVSSSLSGDRRSYQQESGNFREALREIRLDLDEGADIIMVKPAMSYLDVVAAAADISPVPVAAYQVSGEYAMICAAAANNWIDERAAALESLTSIRRAGADIVLTYWAADAAGWLS; encoded by the coding sequence ATGGCCTACCCGCGGCAGCGTCCGCGCCGGCTCCGCAGCACTCCCGCGTTGCGTCGTTTGGTGGCGCAAACCTCTTTGGAGCCAAGGCATCTGGTCCTGCCGATGTTCGTCGCCGACGGCATCGACGAACCCCGGCCGATCGCCTCGATGCCCGGCGTCGTGCAGCACACCCGCGATTCGCTGCGCAGCGCCGCCGCCGATGCCGTCGCCGCCGGGGTGGGCGGGCTGATGCTCTTCGGCGTGCCACGTGACGAGGACAAGGACGCGACCGGGTCGGCCGGCGCCGACCCCGACGGCATCCTCAATCTCGCCCTGCGGGACCTGGTCAAGGACCTCGGCGACGCCACGGTGTTGATGGCCGACACCTGCCTCGACGAGTTCACCGACCACGGCCACTGCGGTGTCCTGGATGCCAGAGGCCGGGTGGACAACGACGCCACTGTGGTCAGGTACGTGAAATTGGCTGTGGCGCAGGCGGACTCGGGCGCGCACGTGGTCGGGCCGAGCGGAATGATGGACGGCCAGGTGGCCGCCATCCGCGACGGCCTGGACGCCGCGGGCCACACCGACGTGGCGATCCTGGCCTACGCCGCGAAGTTCGCCTCGGCGTTCTACGGACCCTTCCGGGAGGCGGTCAGTTCCAGCCTGTCCGGGGACCGGCGCAGCTACCAGCAGGAGTCGGGCAACTTCCGCGAGGCGCTTCGCGAGATCCGCCTGGACCTCGACGAGGGCGCGGACATCATCATGGTCAAACCCGCGATGAGTTACCTCGACGTGGTCGCCGCGGCGGCCGACATCTCACCGGTACCGGTGGCCGCCTATCAGGTCTCGGGTGAGTACGCGATGATTTGCGCTGCGGCCGCGAACAATTGGATCGACGAGCGAGCGGCGGCCCTGGAATCGTTGACCAGCATCCGCCGCGCGGGCGCCGATATCGTGCTGACCTATTGGGCCGCGGACGCGGCCGGTTGGCTTTCGTGA
- a CDS encoding DUF3093 domain-containing protein, with the protein MFYEPGSSWWWVSWGPVAAGAMILIEVWSGAPVSFLIPVIFLVLVSGFVGLQVKAARIHVSVELTEDALRQGTETILVREILKVYPEPEHHEASGKELARWQSSRALGELVGVPRGRIGIGLKLTGDRTAQAWARRHRELRAALTPLVQERVEPADVTDADRDDDAGSAP; encoded by the coding sequence TTGTTCTACGAGCCCGGCTCCAGCTGGTGGTGGGTGTCATGGGGCCCGGTCGCGGCGGGCGCGATGATCCTGATCGAGGTCTGGAGCGGCGCCCCGGTGTCCTTCCTCATTCCGGTGATCTTCTTGGTGCTGGTGTCGGGTTTCGTCGGGTTGCAGGTCAAGGCGGCACGGATCCACGTCTCGGTCGAGCTGACCGAGGACGCCCTGCGGCAAGGCACGGAGACCATCCTGGTGCGCGAGATCCTCAAGGTGTACCCGGAACCGGAACACCACGAAGCGTCCGGGAAGGAGCTGGCGCGGTGGCAGTCATCCCGGGCGCTCGGCGAATTGGTCGGTGTGCCCCGCGGGCGGATCGGCATCGGCCTCAAGCTCACCGGAGATCGCACCGCACAAGCGTGGGCCCGCCGGCATCGTGAGCTCCGCGCGGCGCTGACTCCGCTGGTTCAGGAGCGGGTCGAACCGGCCGATGTCACCGACGCCGATCGTGACGACGACGCCGGGTCCGCACCGTGA
- a CDS encoding STAS domain-containing protein — MTIADVLTREQNGIFHCGGARVRAYRRQLATVVTIRGEIDAFNAEQLGEHIRRFILGEDHVVLDMGDVSQFAEAGISLLETFDEDCRAAGVQWTLVASPAVTESLGVGGTELSGTRSVHEALHDVADSIARRRRLALSLLRTS; from the coding sequence ATGACGATCGCCGATGTGCTGACACGAGAGCAGAACGGCATCTTCCACTGCGGCGGCGCCCGGGTGCGCGCTTATCGCCGTCAGCTGGCGACCGTGGTGACCATCCGGGGTGAAATCGACGCCTTCAATGCCGAGCAACTCGGCGAGCACATTCGTCGTTTCATCCTCGGCGAGGACCATGTGGTGCTCGACATGGGCGACGTGAGCCAATTCGCTGAGGCGGGCATTTCGCTCTTGGAAACTTTCGACGAGGATTGCCGCGCCGCGGGGGTGCAGTGGACCCTGGTCGCGAGCCCGGCGGTCACCGAATCCTTGGGCGTCGGCGGGACGGAATTGTCGGGCACCCGCTCGGTGCACGAGGCGCTGCACGACGTGGCCGACTCCATCGCCAGGCGTCGCCGGCTCGCCTTGTCGCTGCTCAGGACGTCCTGA